A genomic stretch from Barnesiella intestinihominis YIT 11860 includes:
- a CDS encoding AGE family epimerase/isomerase gives MDFKVLAEQYRSELFDSVLPFWLKNSQDKEYGGYFSCLDRDGSVYDTDKFVWLQGREIWLFSMLYNKVEKRREWLDCAIQGAEFLKKYGHDGNYNWYFSLDRQGNPLVEPYNIFSYTFAVMAFGQLYIATGNEEYAEIAKKTFDIILSKADNPKGKWNKIHKGTRDLKNFALPMILCNLALEIEPLLSTECLSRTFENCIHEVMEVFLRPELGGLVVENVLENGELSDCFEGRHMNPGHSLEAMWFIMDLGKRLDRPELIMKAKDTALKMVNYGWDKEYGGLFYFMDMKGYPPQELEWDQKLWWVHIETLIAMLKGYQMTGDRGCWEWFEKIHGYTWSHFKDKEYPEWFGYLNRRGEVLLPLKGGKWKGCFHVPRGLYQCWQILESI, from the coding sequence ATGGACTTTAAAGTGTTGGCAGAGCAATATAGATCGGAGCTTTTCGATTCTGTATTACCATTTTGGTTAAAGAACTCTCAAGATAAGGAGTATGGAGGTTATTTTTCCTGCCTCGATAGAGATGGTAGCGTTTACGATACAGATAAGTTCGTTTGGCTACAAGGGAGGGAAATATGGCTGTTTTCTATGCTTTACAATAAAGTAGAGAAGCGTCGCGAGTGGCTCGATTGTGCGATTCAAGGTGCAGAATTCTTGAAAAAGTATGGGCATGACGGGAATTACAATTGGTATTTTTCTCTCGATCGTCAGGGAAATCCTCTTGTAGAACCGTATAATATTTTCTCGTATACCTTTGCGGTCATGGCGTTCGGACAGTTGTATATCGCGACGGGTAACGAGGAGTATGCTGAAATAGCCAAGAAGACATTCGATATTATCTTGTCGAAAGCAGATAACCCCAAAGGTAAATGGAACAAGATTCATAAAGGGACTCGTGATTTGAAGAACTTCGCACTCCCGATGATTTTATGTAATCTGGCTCTTGAAATAGAACCCTTGCTTAGTACGGAGTGTCTGAGCAGAACGTTTGAAAATTGTATTCATGAGGTTATGGAGGTTTTCCTCCGTCCAGAATTGGGAGGTTTGGTCGTGGAAAATGTTCTTGAAAACGGTGAGCTTTCCGATTGTTTCGAAGGGCGTCATATGAATCCCGGCCATTCGCTCGAAGCGATGTGGTTTATTATGGATTTAGGAAAAAGGCTGGATAGGCCGGAGCTTATTATGAAAGCGAAAGATACGGCGTTGAAGATGGTAAACTACGGCTGGGATAAAGAGTATGGAGGCTTGTTCTATTTTATGGATATGAAAGGATATCCTCCGCAGGAGCTCGAATGGGACCAAAAACTGTGGTGGGTCCATATCGAAACGCTCATCGCTATGTTGAAGGGATATCAAATGACCGGCGATAGGGGCTGTTGGGAATGGTTCGAAAAAATCCATGGTTATACATGGTCTCATTTTAAGGACAAGGAATATCCCGAATGGTTTGGTTATTTGAATCGCCGGGGAGAAGTGTTGCTCCCGTTGAAAGGGGGAAAGTGGAAAGGTTGCTTCCATGTACCGAGGGGGCTTTATCAGTGTTGGCAGATATTAGAGAGTATATAA
- a CDS encoding sugar porter family MFS transporter has protein sequence MKKSSYNIGYILFLAVVAACGGFLFGYDTAVISGTIKQVTTLFGLNDIEQGWYVGCALVGSIAGVAVAGTMSDWIGRRLTMIFASIMFSVSAIGCALCGSYQWLVFYRIVGGIGIGIVSIVSPMYISEIAVTEYRGRLVSLYQLAITVGFLGAYLINYWLLSVSESMRFNSELMNWIFVDEVWRGMLGMETLPALLFFIILFIIPESPRWLLLRGKVARSESIFGKIYSRKERAKKQVEELQAHIANETKSEFKYLFQPGILTAVVAGLCIAILGQFMGVNAVLYYGPTIFENVGLSGGDSLFYQVLIGAVNMGTTVLALLIIDKIGRKKLVYYGVSGMIVSLLLIAFYFSFGESLGLSSILMLIFFLLYVFCTAVSISAVVWVLLSEMYPTKVRGIAMSIAGFALWVGTYLVSQLTPWLLGTITPAGTFLLFAVMCVPYMLIMWRYIPETAGKSLEEIEKYWLSRK, from the coding sequence ATGAAAAAATCATCGTATAATATCGGTTATATCTTGTTTCTGGCCGTTGTGGCTGCATGTGGAGGTTTCCTGTTCGGGTATGATACGGCGGTGATTTCCGGTACGATTAAACAGGTTACGACCTTGTTCGGGCTAAATGATATAGAACAAGGTTGGTATGTGGGGTGTGCTCTTGTAGGTTCTATCGCCGGGGTTGCTGTGGCTGGGACGATGAGCGATTGGATAGGTCGTCGGTTGACGATGATTTTCGCGTCGATTATGTTTTCGGTTTCGGCCATTGGCTGTGCATTGTGTGGAAGTTATCAATGGCTTGTTTTTTATCGTATTGTCGGTGGAATAGGAATCGGTATCGTTTCGATTGTTTCGCCGATGTATATCTCTGAAATCGCGGTAACCGAGTATCGGGGCCGGTTGGTTTCGCTGTATCAGCTGGCTATTACCGTAGGTTTTTTGGGAGCATACCTTATTAATTATTGGCTGTTGAGTGTCTCGGAGAGCATGAGATTCAATAGCGAGTTGATGAATTGGATATTTGTCGATGAAGTTTGGAGAGGGATGCTGGGTATGGAAACTTTGCCTGCACTCTTGTTTTTCATCATTTTGTTTATTATACCGGAGAGTCCGCGTTGGTTGTTGTTGCGAGGAAAGGTCGCCCGATCGGAGTCTATTTTCGGGAAGATTTATTCTCGGAAAGAACGGGCGAAGAAGCAGGTCGAGGAGTTGCAGGCACATATAGCCAACGAGACGAAATCGGAATTCAAGTATTTGTTTCAACCCGGAATTCTTACAGCTGTCGTTGCCGGATTATGTATTGCCATTTTGGGACAGTTTATGGGTGTAAATGCTGTTTTGTATTACGGGCCTACGATATTTGAAAATGTCGGACTGTCGGGAGGCGATTCCCTTTTCTATCAGGTTTTGATCGGTGCCGTGAATATGGGGACGACAGTATTGGCATTACTCATCATCGATAAAATAGGGCGTAAGAAATTGGTGTACTATGGCGTCAGCGGAATGATTGTTTCGTTATTACTTATCGCTTTCTATTTCTCGTTCGGGGAATCGTTAGGCCTTTCGAGCATATTGATGCTGATTTTTTTCTTGTTGTATGTATTTTGTACGGCGGTTTCGATCAGTGCTGTTGTGTGGGTATTGTTGTCCGAAATGTATCCGACGAAAGTGCGTGGTATAGCTATGTCCATTGCCGGATTTGCATTATGGGTAGGAACGTATTTGGTTAGCCAGCTTACTCCGTGGTTATTGGGTACGATAACTCCGGCCGGGACATTCTTGTTGTTTGCAGTCATGTGTGTGCCTTATATGCTGATTATGTGGCGCTATATACCCGAAACGGCGGGGAAATCTCTCGAAGAGATAGAAAAGTATTGGTTGTCGAGGAAATAG
- a CDS encoding DUF4434 domain-containing protein, which translates to MNNRRDFLKKVALAGTSAVIGSQIEALGSNGVSSSFSGTSEGGGLIVPKSNGLKITGTFLDEISHDIPHQNWGEKEWDRDFRYMKAIGIDTVILIRSGYKKFITYPSKYLLSKGCYMPSVDLVDMFLRLAEKYGMKFWFGLYDSGKFWETRDMTYEIEHNKYVIDEVWKNYGKYKSFGGWYISGEISRQTKGAIDAFRAMGKQCKDVSGGLPTFISPWIDGKKAVQASSGRLTKAESISVETHEREWNEIFDGIHDVVDACAFQDGHIDYDELDAFFSVNKKLADKYGMQCWTNAESFDRDMPIKFFPIKFDKLRLKLEAAKRAGYDKAITFEFSHFMSPQSAYLQAGHLYDRYREYFEIK; encoded by the coding sequence ATGAATAACAGGAGAGATTTTCTTAAAAAAGTCGCACTTGCTGGAACCTCGGCGGTAATAGGTTCTCAAATAGAAGCATTGGGTAGTAATGGTGTGTCTTCGTCGTTTTCTGGAACCTCGGAGGGCGGTGGACTTATTGTCCCTAAATCTAATGGGTTGAAAATCACAGGGACGTTTCTCGACGAAATATCTCACGATATTCCACATCAGAATTGGGGTGAGAAAGAATGGGATCGGGACTTCCGGTATATGAAAGCCATCGGAATCGATACGGTCATACTTATTCGTTCGGGATATAAAAAATTTATTACTTATCCGTCTAAGTATTTGTTGAGCAAAGGTTGTTATATGCCGTCGGTCGATTTGGTCGATATGTTTCTTCGGCTGGCCGAGAAATATGGTATGAAATTTTGGTTCGGTTTGTACGATTCCGGTAAGTTTTGGGAAACCCGGGATATGACTTACGAGATCGAACATAATAAATATGTGATTGATGAGGTTTGGAAGAATTACGGGAAGTACAAAAGTTTCGGAGGCTGGTATATAAGCGGGGAAATCAGTCGCCAGACCAAAGGGGCAATCGATGCTTTCCGTGCTATGGGGAAACAATGCAAAGACGTTTCGGGAGGGTTGCCTACGTTCATATCGCCGTGGATCGACGGTAAAAAGGCGGTTCAGGCTTCGAGCGGGCGATTGACAAAGGCCGAATCTATTTCGGTGGAAACGCATGAACGGGAATGGAACGAGATTTTCGATGGAATACACGATGTGGTCGATGCTTGTGCATTTCAAGACGGGCATATCGATTATGACGAACTCGATGCGTTTTTTTCGGTCAATAAGAAACTCGCCGATAAATACGGCATGCAATGTTGGACGAATGCGGAGTCGTTCGATCGGGATATGCCTATTAAGTTTTTCCCGATTAAGTTCGATAAATTACGTTTGAAACTGGAAGCTGCGAAACGTGCCGGCTACGACAAAGCTATTACGTTTGAGTTTTCTCATTTTATGAGCCCTCAATCGGCCTATTTACAGGCTGGGCATCTTTATGATCGTTACCGGGAATATTTCGAAATAAAATGA
- a CDS encoding ROK family transcriptional regulator, with protein sequence MPHLLLKEFEKGSKNSLIKKRIITHYIQNGCSTITELSKELDLSVPTVTKFIDEMCGNGYLNVYGKLETNGGRHPNLYGLNPESGYFIGVDIKHSSLHIGVVNFRGDLIDKKLDVPFKNANTKESLDALAGIIQKFIKTLSINSEKILNININISGRVNPASGYSYSIFNFEERPLAEVLREKLGYNVTIENDTRAMTYGEYLQGNVHGEKNIIFVNVSWGLGIGIIVDGRIYTGKSGFAGEFGHVVSYDNEVLCHCGKKGCLETEASGSALIRKLMEREANGEISLLSSRIREKNALTLKDVIAATEKDDVMCIDLIEDIGNNLGKHIAGLINILNPELVIIGGALSLTGDYILQPIKTAVRKYSLNLVNRDTTIVISKLGDNAGLIGSCLISRSRMFEE encoded by the coding sequence ATGCCTCATTTATTGTTGAAAGAGTTTGAGAAAGGGTCGAAAAATTCTCTTATAAAGAAGAGAATTATTACTCATTATATTCAGAATGGTTGTTCTACGATTACAGAGCTGTCCAAAGAATTGGATTTGAGTGTGCCTACTGTTACGAAATTTATCGATGAGATGTGCGGTAATGGCTACTTGAATGTCTATGGGAAGTTGGAAACGAATGGGGGAAGGCATCCCAATTTATATGGGTTGAATCCAGAGTCGGGGTATTTTATCGGTGTAGATATTAAGCATTCCAGCTTGCATATCGGCGTTGTGAATTTCAGAGGCGACTTGATCGATAAGAAATTAGATGTGCCGTTTAAGAATGCCAATACCAAAGAGAGCTTGGATGCATTAGCTGGTATCATACAGAAGTTTATTAAAACTCTCTCGATTAATAGCGAGAAAATTTTGAATATAAATATCAATATATCGGGGCGGGTAAATCCTGCTTCGGGATATAGTTATAGTATTTTTAATTTCGAAGAGAGGCCTTTGGCGGAGGTTCTTCGGGAAAAGCTGGGGTATAATGTGACTATCGAGAACGATACTCGTGCCATGACCTATGGAGAGTACTTGCAAGGAAATGTGCATGGCGAGAAAAACATTATATTCGTGAATGTGAGCTGGGGACTGGGGATAGGCATTATTGTCGATGGCAGAATATATACGGGGAAATCGGGTTTCGCCGGTGAGTTCGGTCATGTCGTTAGTTACGATAATGAAGTATTGTGCCATTGTGGAAAAAAGGGCTGTCTCGAAACCGAGGCTTCCGGTTCGGCTTTAATTAGGAAATTGATGGAGCGGGAGGCGAACGGAGAAATATCTTTGTTGTCTTCCCGAATAAGAGAGAAGAATGCCCTTACATTAAAAGATGTGATTGCCGCAACGGAAAAAGACGATGTGATGTGCATCGATTTGATTGAAGACATAGGTAATAATTTGGGAAAACATATTGCCGGTTTGATTAATATCCTTAACCCGGAGTTAGTAATTATAGGAGGGGCTTTGTCTCTTACCGGGGATTATATTTTGCAACCGATTAAGACGGCGGTGCGAAAATATTCCCTCAATTTGGTCAATCGGGATACGACGATTGTGATTTCTAAACTTGGCGATAATGCCGGTTTGATAGGTTCTTGTCTAATATCGAGAAGTCGAATGTTCGAAGAATAA
- a CDS encoding DUF6359 domain-containing protein: MKKMRKFAWIFMAAMTVAGFSACSNSEDEDLPGTGGDGGEGGNPSTPSVVVKDTIYQFNNIEAEYTPINELCPGWTHEIISPSDDDRTWQSKIFTSKTDGSVDKYIQATAHDSSDKNAGLAYDWWMISPALNVKEADKKIFSFYSQGAYWQNSTKLEVYVMNEPKSTASSKVKLEVNLATEANANPVGSSPFGGWVASGNISLEGKGDIVYIGFHYTAEGGKGKSTTYCIDDFAFGRNQVAHFIEEGVEPEPTPEVDWTKAKTVAEALEIANGETFAVKGYVVGCIKNNPSKTSYKSFDEAKQAGDIEWVGAAEFTGYSQVFIADNAEETDGSKCLLVKLNDTDAAKSLRDAAKLEGHPERIGMTVYVNGLKKANYGLPGIREIDAFKVEE, from the coding sequence ATGAAAAAGATGAGAAAATTTGCATGGATTTTTATGGCAGCTATGACAGTTGCAGGATTCTCCGCTTGTTCGAACAGTGAAGACGAGGATCTGCCCGGTACGGGTGGCGATGGAGGTGAGGGAGGAAACCCTAGTACTCCGTCGGTTGTTGTGAAAGATACGATTTATCAGTTCAACAATATCGAGGCTGAGTATACGCCTATCAATGAGTTGTGCCCGGGTTGGACTCACGAGATTATTTCCCCGTCTGACGATGACCGTACATGGCAAAGCAAGATTTTTACAAGTAAGACAGATGGCTCGGTAGATAAATATATTCAGGCTACCGCTCACGACAGCAGCGATAAAAATGCGGGTTTGGCTTATGACTGGTGGATGATTTCTCCGGCTTTGAATGTAAAAGAGGCGGATAAAAAAATCTTCTCTTTTTATAGTCAAGGTGCTTATTGGCAAAACTCTACCAAACTCGAAGTGTATGTGATGAATGAACCCAAATCGACCGCTTCTTCCAAAGTGAAGTTAGAAGTTAATTTGGCAACGGAGGCGAATGCTAATCCTGTTGGTAGTAGCCCGTTCGGTGGTTGGGTGGCTTCGGGCAATATCAGCTTGGAGGGCAAAGGCGATATCGTTTATATCGGTTTCCACTATACGGCAGAAGGCGGTAAAGGCAAATCTACAACATATTGTATTGACGACTTTGCTTTTGGCCGTAATCAGGTAGCTCATTTCATCGAGGAAGGTGTAGAACCTGAACCTACACCCGAGGTGGATTGGACAAAAGCTAAGACTGTTGCCGAGGCTTTGGAAATTGCAAATGGCGAAACTTTTGCGGTTAAAGGGTATGTTGTAGGTTGTATTAAAAATAACCCTTCAAAGACTTCTTATAAATCGTTCGATGAAGCTAAACAAGCCGGAGATATAGAATGGGTCGGTGCTGCTGAATTTACTGGTTATAGCCAAGTATTTATTGCAGATAATGCAGAAGAGACAGATGGTTCGAAATGTCTTTTGGTAAAATTAAATGATACTGATGCCGCTAAGAGTTTGAGAGATGCTGCTAAACTTGAAGGCCATCCGGAGAGAATTGGTATGACTGTTTATGTTAACGGTCTTAAAAAAGCTAACTATGGTCTTCCCGGTATCCGTGAGATCGATGCTTTCAAAGTTGAGGAATAA